The Hemiscyllium ocellatum isolate sHemOce1 chromosome 22, sHemOce1.pat.X.cur, whole genome shotgun sequence genome includes a region encoding these proteins:
- the LOC132826135 gene encoding free fatty acid receptor 4-like: protein MEPNFYTALRGYGANRTFFAYFSEFRSSNHILIPTIETVALVLVFLISLLTNACMMVLIVRGKRLINFQCLVLNLFLADIAFVAVIPIIIVVRWTGSWTLGAYTCRSLLYVMATSGEVAIITVAAISIERSISILNLRLKAPLHCKLVMAVILTIWLFSAITSLPLCIYFHVMTIQFKDQEYQICTLVWPNTVHEISWDVIYGLLIFIIPGLIIVISYTKILKITKATRKRLQASRLCSVYQQEIRVSRQDYWLFRTLLLLMISFFIMWAPVSLVIFLILAQNFKKDLLLTSTLFFWICTFTLTNSAVNPILYGATQFKGEWRQMLCFCHLKHRGTAAPECTVPKVRTQVSQAAPSVICN from the exons ATGGAACCTAACTTCTACACAGCACTCAGAGGCTACGGGGCGAACAGAACCTTTTTCGCCTATTTTTCTGAATTCAGGTCTTCTAACCATATTCTTATACCTACCATCGAGACAGTTGCCCTAGTGTTGGTTTTTCTGATCTCCTTGCTGACCAATGCCTGCATGATGGTGCTCATTGTAAGGGGCAAGAGACTCATCAATTTCCAGTGTCTGGTGCTGAATCTCTTCCTGGCAGACATAGCGTTTGTGGCTGTCATTCCAATCATCATTGTCGTTCGCTGGACTGGATCGTGGACTCTTGGAGCTTATACGTGTCGCTCCCTTTTGTATGTCATGGCCACAAGTGGTGAGGTGGCCATTATCACTGTGGCTGCCATTAGCATTGAGCGATCAATCTCCATTCTCAATCTGCGATTGAAAGCTCCGCTGCATTGCAAGTTGGTGATGGCAGTTATACTAACGATTTGGCTGTTTTCTGCCATCACATCTCTGCCCCTCTGCATATATTTTCACGTGATGACCATTCAGTTTAAAGACCAG GAATATCAGATTTGCACTCTGGTGTGGCCCAATACAGTGCATGAAATCAGCTGGGATGTGATCTATGGCCTATTGATCTTCATCATTCCAGGGTTAATCATTGTCATCAGCTACACAAAGATATTAAAG ATTACCAAAGCCACCAGGAAAAGGTTACAAGCCAGCAGGCTGTGCTCAGTTTACCAACAAGAAATCCGAGTTTCCAGGCAGGATTATTGGCTCTTCCGGACACTTCTGCTCCTCATGATTTCCTTCTTTATCATGTGGGCACCTGTATCTCTTGTCATCTTCTTGATTCTAGCACAGAACTTTAAGAAGGACCTGTTGTTAACCTCCACCTTGTTTTTCTGGATCTGCACATTTACACTCACCAACTCGGCTGTGAATCCTATCTTATACGgtgccactcagttcaaaggtgAGTGGCGACAAATGCTTTGTTTCTGCCATTTGAAACACCGTGGCACAGCAGCACCAGAATGTACAGTCCCAAAAGTCAGAACTCAAGTGTCCCAGGCAGCACCATCTGTCATTTGCAATTAA